From Rhodovastum atsumiense, a single genomic window includes:
- a CDS encoding ribonucleoside triphosphate reductase, with product MPTSPSETAASLPAALRPAPQAAVGPNGVVTRDGQTVSFDRARIRSAIERAGQASGEFGADEAELLAIQAVKVLRFRFPDQIPHIEQIQDVVEQVLISANYVVTARAYIVYREQHARLRRSQQTVVDVVSSIEDYLGRTDWRVSANANQGYSLGGLILNASGKLIANYWLSHVYPPEIDRAHREGDLHIHDLDMLAGYCAGWSLRTLLQEGLNGVPGKIDCGPPRHLTSAVSQIVNFLGTLQNEWAGAQAFSSFDTYLAPYVRVDRLSYEEVRQAMQELVHNLNVPSRWGTQTPFTNLTFDWTCPEDLREQVPVIAGEEMPFTYAELQPEMDMINRAYLEVVMAGDARGRVFTFPIPTYNITPDFPWYSENAELLFALTAKYGLPYFQNFLNSELKPNMIRSMCCRLQLDLTELLKRGNGLFGSAEQTGSLGVVTLNCARLGYLFKGDEAGLLGRLDELLELARTSLEIKRKVIQRHMDDGLFPYTKRYLGTLRNHFSTLGVNGVNEMIRNFTGDAEDITTAWGHAFALRFLDHIRERIGAFQTETGHMYNLEATPAEGATHRFAREDRKRFPDILQAGTAEMCYYTNSTQLPVGFTDDPFEALARQEKLQQKYTGGTVLHLYLGEQLASADACRRLVRRALENFRIPYITVTPTFSVCPRHGYLSGTHEFCPICDQEILARKQRKTLRADTGATA from the coding sequence ATGCCAACGAGCCCCTCCGAGACCGCCGCCAGCCTGCCTGCCGCCTTGCGCCCCGCGCCGCAGGCCGCCGTCGGTCCCAATGGCGTGGTCACCCGCGACGGGCAGACCGTGTCCTTCGACCGCGCCCGCATCCGCTCGGCGATCGAGCGGGCCGGCCAGGCCAGCGGCGAGTTCGGCGCCGACGAGGCCGAACTGCTCGCCATCCAGGCGGTCAAGGTGCTGCGCTTCCGCTTCCCCGACCAGATCCCGCATATCGAGCAGATCCAGGACGTGGTCGAGCAGGTGCTGATCAGCGCCAACTACGTTGTCACCGCCCGTGCCTACATCGTCTATCGCGAGCAGCATGCCCGGCTGCGCCGCTCGCAGCAGACCGTCGTCGACGTGGTGTCCTCGATCGAGGACTATCTCGGCCGCACCGACTGGCGGGTCAGCGCCAATGCCAACCAGGGCTATTCCCTGGGCGGGCTGATCCTGAACGCCTCCGGCAAGCTGATCGCCAATTACTGGCTCTCCCACGTCTATCCGCCCGAGATCGACCGCGCCCATCGCGAGGGCGACCTGCACATCCACGACCTGGACATGCTGGCCGGCTACTGTGCCGGCTGGTCGCTGCGCACGCTGCTGCAGGAAGGGCTGAACGGTGTGCCGGGCAAAATCGATTGCGGCCCGCCGCGGCACCTGACCAGCGCGGTCAGCCAGATCGTGAACTTCCTCGGCACGCTGCAGAACGAATGGGCCGGGGCGCAGGCCTTCAGCTCCTTCGACACCTACCTCGCCCCCTATGTTCGGGTGGACCGGCTCAGCTACGAGGAAGTGCGCCAGGCAATGCAGGAGCTGGTGCACAACCTGAACGTGCCCTCGCGCTGGGGCACCCAGACCCCGTTCACCAACCTGACCTTCGACTGGACCTGCCCGGAGGACCTGCGCGAGCAGGTGCCGGTCATCGCCGGCGAGGAGATGCCCTTCACCTACGCCGAGCTGCAGCCCGAGATGGACATGATCAACCGGGCCTATCTCGAGGTGGTCATGGCGGGCGACGCGCGCGGGCGGGTGTTCACCTTCCCCATCCCCACCTACAACATCACGCCCGACTTCCCGTGGTACAGCGAAAACGCCGAGCTGCTCTTTGCGCTGACCGCCAAGTACGGCCTGCCGTATTTCCAGAACTTCCTCAATTCCGAGCTCAAGCCGAACATGATCCGGTCGATGTGCTGCCGCCTGCAGCTCGACCTGACCGAGCTGCTCAAGCGCGGCAACGGGTTGTTCGGCAGCGCCGAGCAGACCGGTTCGCTCGGCGTGGTGACGCTCAACTGCGCCCGGCTTGGCTACCTGTTCAAGGGCGACGAGGCCGGGCTGCTCGGGCGGCTCGACGAGTTGCTGGAACTCGCGCGCACCAGCCTGGAAATCAAGCGCAAGGTCATCCAGCGCCACATGGACGACGGCCTGTTCCCCTATACCAAGCGCTACCTGGGCACGCTGCGGAACCATTTCTCCACGCTCGGCGTGAACGGCGTGAACGAGATGATCCGCAACTTCACCGGCGATGCCGAGGACATCACCACCGCATGGGGCCATGCCTTCGCGCTGCGCTTCCTCGATCATATCCGCGAGCGTATCGGCGCCTTCCAGACCGAGACCGGGCATATGTATAATCTGGAAGCGACCCCGGCCGAGGGCGCCACTCACCGCTTCGCCCGCGAGGACCGCAAGCGTTTCCCCGACATCCTGCAGGCGGGAACTGCGGAGATGTGCTACTATACCAATTCCACGCAGCTACCGGTCGGCTTCACCGACGATCCCTTCGAGGCGCTGGCGCGGCAGGAGAAGCTGCAACAGAAATACACCGGCGGCACCGTGCTGCACCTCTATCTCGGCGAGCAGCTTGCCTCCGCGGATGCCTGCCGCCGCCTGGTGCGACGGGCGCTGGAGAATTTCCGCATCCCCTACATCACGGTCACGCCGACCTTCTCGGTGTGTCCGCGCCACGGCTACCTTTCGGGCACGCACGAGTTCTGCCCGATCTGCGACCAGGAAATCCTTGCCCGCAAGCAGCGTAAGACGCTGCGGGCCGACACCGGAGCGACCGCATGA
- a CDS encoding GNAT family N-acetyltransferase: MSDYHNEITPVVWQNVFMSYDTLSRLACVEQGGEAVACSSPASFTTGLTIFQENWWLDAASASTWEEVELKWDGSVGGRLPYYRRRQQGAVFVMMPPYTRLLGPMLTLPAGKPVTRAAQLKRTVGALIRQLPRYDCFVQTLPPHSDADLGFALNGMASVRRFTFQIAADVSKEDAWKGMDPRIRSRVRVAGNRYDVSIHSDADRFISLLRSQYAKRKGPDKNDYEALARILGSALPRQQAAIISATGDGGKDAAAVAAVWDDAVLYLWVTARDPDVSDSSALSSVIWRAVELSRDRRLSMDFDGFHAAENGAFLARFGGMPVVRPTVISRSLLGSALYLCRDLGRAAFFRQGGQIGGREEIG; the protein is encoded by the coding sequence ATGTCGGATTATCATAACGAGATTACACCTGTGGTATGGCAGAACGTCTTTATGAGTTATGATACTTTGTCGCGGCTGGCCTGCGTCGAGCAGGGTGGAGAGGCCGTGGCCTGCTCATCGCCAGCTTCGTTTACGACAGGTCTGACGATATTCCAGGAAAACTGGTGGCTCGATGCCGCAAGCGCCAGTACCTGGGAGGAGGTTGAACTCAAGTGGGACGGGTCGGTGGGGGGGCGACTCCCTTACTACAGGAGACGCCAACAGGGGGCTGTCTTCGTCATGATGCCGCCGTACACGAGGCTTCTTGGCCCCATGCTCACTCTGCCAGCGGGCAAGCCGGTGACCAGGGCCGCCCAACTGAAGCGGACTGTCGGTGCTCTCATCAGGCAGTTGCCGCGGTATGATTGCTTCGTTCAAACGCTTCCGCCGCACTCTGATGCCGACCTGGGTTTCGCACTGAACGGCATGGCGTCGGTTCGCCGCTTCACGTTCCAGATCGCGGCTGACGTCAGCAAGGAGGACGCGTGGAAGGGCATGGACCCGCGGATACGCAGCCGTGTGCGCGTCGCGGGGAACCGTTATGACGTTTCCATCCACTCGGACGCCGACCGCTTCATTTCGCTCCTCAGGTCCCAGTACGCAAAGCGGAAGGGACCAGACAAGAACGATTATGAGGCACTTGCAAGGATACTCGGCAGCGCACTGCCGCGGCAGCAGGCCGCAATCATCTCTGCAACGGGCGACGGCGGCAAGGACGCTGCGGCCGTCGCTGCAGTCTGGGATGACGCCGTGCTCTATCTCTGGGTGACGGCACGCGATCCTGACGTCTCGGATAGCAGTGCGCTCAGCAGCGTGATCTGGCGCGCTGTCGAACTGTCCCGGGATCGCAGGCTGAGCATGGATTTCGATGGGTTCCATGCCGCCGAAAACGGGGCGTTCCTGGCGAGATTCGGGGGTATGCCTGTCGTACGTCCCACAGTGATCAGCCGCAGCCTGCTCGGCTCCGCCTTATACCTTTGCCGCGACCTCGGCCGTGCCGCCTTCTTTCGCCAAGGCGGGCAGATTGGCGGCCGCGAGGAGATCGGGTGA
- a CDS encoding GNAT family N-acetyltransferase: protein MSIQKYKSVGPVVADSFLDADEVMCLRNEIRRFEGSVSFQSIHNIWNDIASSVADIPFYLSYDYSKVAAEIAFAHGAAIEIIIVYDVFGPVAIWPFAIYAKGPFLVGKCLTCGNDEEYGRPLIRNGAREDVLASVVDALKKIHADILRIPFVETNSSLDRALALAPRGWFLPLVTPERINGYWIDYSKFATWDEFLKSISAKYWKNLRRGKRHLQAQGKLEIGWCHGASDTLVALEWLFDYKKRWAINQNLNVQWLCDDTVKDFFIKLAGRVDLSRSPFVAAMRMDGCFVAAGIAMIGSKSVELYIITYDTEFKKYSPGILLIDYLACWAYNNKLNFDFRILEYDYKSRWSNAQTEYCKSFVFLSKFGHALEIPLFISRIKYHAKKFYQLVYNDLKSARIAYLQKFDSQKQLTDGMTHMLQQNQ, encoded by the coding sequence TTGTCTATTCAAAAATACAAATCGGTGGGCCCTGTGGTGGCAGATAGCTTTCTTGATGCGGATGAGGTGATGTGTCTCAGGAATGAAATAAGGAGATTTGAAGGCTCCGTTTCTTTTCAATCAATTCACAATATATGGAATGATATCGCTAGCAGCGTTGCTGATATTCCATTTTATTTGTCATATGATTATTCTAAGGTGGCTGCCGAGATTGCCTTCGCGCATGGCGCTGCGATCGAAATCATTATTGTCTATGATGTCTTTGGACCGGTTGCGATATGGCCATTTGCAATTTATGCAAAGGGACCATTCCTGGTTGGCAAATGTCTGACGTGTGGGAACGATGAGGAATATGGCAGGCCCCTGATCAGAAACGGGGCCCGTGAGGATGTTCTCGCCAGCGTCGTGGATGCGCTCAAGAAAATTCACGCTGACATCCTGCGAATTCCCTTTGTGGAAACCAATAGTTCATTGGATCGTGCCCTCGCCTTGGCTCCACGGGGATGGTTTTTACCATTGGTTACTCCGGAGCGAATCAATGGCTATTGGATTGATTATAGCAAATTTGCAACCTGGGACGAATTTTTAAAATCCATTTCTGCAAAATATTGGAAGAACCTGAGGCGCGGCAAGCGGCATTTGCAGGCGCAAGGAAAATTGGAGATCGGGTGGTGTCATGGCGCCTCTGATACCCTGGTCGCCTTGGAGTGGTTATTTGATTACAAGAAACGATGGGCGATAAACCAAAATTTAAATGTACAATGGTTGTGTGATGACACAGTAAAAGATTTTTTTATCAAGTTGGCGGGCAGGGTTGACCTTTCCCGATCGCCATTTGTGGCTGCGATGCGGATGGACGGTTGCTTCGTTGCCGCGGGAATAGCTATGATTGGCTCCAAATCCGTTGAGCTATATATCATCACTTACGACACAGAATTTAAGAAATACTCTCCAGGAATTTTATTAATTGATTATTTGGCCTGTTGGGCTTATAATAACAAACTAAATTTTGATTTTCGCATATTAGAGTATGATTATAAATCAAGATGGTCAAATGCTCAGACTGAATACTGTAAATCATTTGTCTTTCTGTCTAAATTTGGCCACGCATTAGAAATACCTCTGTTTATTTCGAGAATCAAATATCATGCAAAGAAGTTTTATCAGTTAGTTTACAATGATTTAAAATCAGCCAGAATTGCTTATTTGCAAAAATTTGACAGCCAAAAACAGCTAACTGACGGCATGACCCATATGTTGCAACAAAATCAGTAG
- a CDS encoding NAD-dependent succinate-semialdehyde dehydrogenase: MSPLLDLRRPDLLRQQAYIDGAWVAASDTIAVINPATGTVLGRVPALGEAETEQAVAAATRALPEWRRRTARERATILRRWFELMHAHGADLARLLTAEQGKPLAEAAGEITYAASFLEWFAEEARRTYGETIPGHRGDLRLLVQPQPVGVVAAITPWNFPAAMITRKAGAALAAGCTMVLKPSELTPFSALALALLAEEAGVPAGVFNVVTGLPQGIGAVLTGDPRVRKLTFTGSTAVGKMLTAAVAGTLKRVSMELGGNAPFIVFDDADLDAAVEGAVVSKFRNTGQTCVCANRILVQQGVYDAFAEKLAAHVAAFRVGDGLAGPTDQGPLIDARALAKVERHVADALAHGAKLLTGGRRLPGDGHFYAPTVLTEATSAMALAHEETFGPVAPLFRFGTEDEAVQLANDTRSGLAAYAYTRDLARFWRVSEALEYGMVGINTGLISTEVAPFGGIKESGLGREGARQGIAEYLDMKYICVGEVR, from the coding sequence ATGAGTCCGCTGCTGGATCTGCGGCGCCCCGACCTGCTGCGCCAACAGGCCTATATCGACGGTGCCTGGGTAGCGGCTTCCGACACGATCGCCGTCATCAACCCGGCGACCGGCACGGTGCTGGGCCGCGTGCCCGCGCTCGGCGAAGCCGAAACCGAGCAGGCCGTCGCCGCCGCCACGCGCGCCCTGCCGGAGTGGCGCCGCCGCACCGCCCGCGAGCGCGCCACCATCCTGCGCCGCTGGTTCGAGCTGATGCACGCGCACGGCGCCGACCTCGCCCGGCTGCTGACCGCCGAGCAGGGCAAGCCGCTCGCCGAGGCGGCCGGCGAGATCACCTATGCCGCCTCCTTTCTGGAATGGTTCGCCGAGGAAGCCCGGCGTACCTACGGCGAAACCATCCCCGGCCATCGCGGCGACCTGCGCCTGCTGGTGCAGCCCCAGCCGGTCGGGGTGGTGGCGGCGATCACGCCCTGGAACTTCCCCGCGGCGATGATCACCCGCAAGGCCGGCGCCGCGCTAGCAGCCGGCTGCACCATGGTGCTGAAGCCTTCGGAACTGACGCCCTTCAGCGCCCTGGCCCTCGCCCTGCTGGCCGAAGAGGCCGGTGTGCCGGCCGGCGTGTTCAACGTGGTGACCGGCCTGCCCCAGGGGATCGGCGCGGTGCTGACCGGCGATCCGCGGGTGCGCAAGCTGACCTTCACCGGCTCGACCGCCGTCGGCAAGATGCTGACCGCCGCCGTCGCCGGCACGCTCAAGCGCGTCTCCATGGAACTGGGCGGCAACGCGCCCTTCATCGTGTTCGACGATGCCGACCTCGACGCCGCGGTGGAAGGCGCGGTGGTTTCCAAGTTCCGCAACACCGGCCAGACCTGCGTCTGCGCCAACCGCATCCTGGTGCAGCAGGGCGTCTACGATGCGTTTGCCGAAAAGCTGGCCGCGCACGTCGCCGCCTTCCGGGTGGGCGATGGGCTGGCCGGGCCGACCGACCAGGGGCCGCTGATCGACGCGCGCGCCCTGGCCAAGGTGGAACGCCACGTGGCCGACGCGCTGGCGCATGGCGCGAAACTGCTCACCGGCGGGCGGCGCCTGCCGGGGGATGGGCATTTCTACGCCCCGACCGTGCTGACCGAGGCCACGTCCGCCATGGCTCTTGCCCATGAAGAAACCTTCGGACCGGTCGCGCCGCTGTTCCGTTTCGGGACCGAGGATGAGGCGGTGCAACTTGCCAACGATACCCGCTCCGGCCTGGCTGCCTACGCCTATACGCGCGACCTGGCCCGGTTCTGGCGTGTATCCGAAGCCCTTGAGTACGGGATGGTCGGCATCAATACCGGCCTGATCTCGACCGAGGTGGCGCCCTTTGGCGGCATCAAGGAATCGGGGCTTGGGCGTGAGGGAGCGCGCCAGGGCATCGCGGAATACCTGGATATGAAATACATCTGTGTGGGAGAGGTGCGGTAA
- the gabT gene encoding 4-aminobutyrate--2-oxoglutarate transaminase, with protein sequence MPSNAALLARRNAAVPRGVVHATPLYAARAENAELWDVEGRRYIDFAGGIAVLNTGHCHPRVIEAATAQLRAFTHTAFQVAAYEPYVALAERLNALAPFHGAAKTIFFSTGAEAVENAVKIARAATGRPGVIAFTGAFHGRTLLTSALTGKVAPYKHGFGPLAAEIYHVPFPVAHQGVTVQDSLRALEFLFRADIEPSRVAAIIIEPVQGEGGFYPAPVELLQALRALCDRHGIVLIVDEVQTGFARTGRMFAIEHSGVEPDLVTIAKSLGGGFPISGVIGRAALMDAAEPGALGGTYGGNPVACAAALAVLDVIAEEKLLDRANAIGATIRARLQQWTERSDLLPIGGVRGPGAMIGFELFTRRGGQEPDAAAAKRVTARALQEGLILLSCGNLGNAIRILVPLTVPEPVLQEGLALLEKALAA encoded by the coding sequence ATGCCGAGCAATGCCGCACTTCTCGCCCGCCGTAACGCCGCCGTGCCGCGCGGCGTCGTCCACGCCACGCCCCTCTACGCCGCCCGCGCCGAGAACGCCGAGCTGTGGGACGTGGAAGGCCGACGCTACATCGACTTCGCCGGCGGCATCGCCGTGCTCAACACCGGGCATTGCCATCCCAGGGTGATCGAAGCGGCGACGGCGCAGCTGCGCGCCTTCACCCACACCGCCTTCCAGGTCGCCGCCTACGAGCCCTATGTCGCGCTCGCCGAACGGCTGAACGCGCTGGCGCCGTTCCATGGCGCGGCCAAGACCATCTTCTTCTCGACCGGTGCCGAGGCGGTGGAAAACGCCGTCAAGATCGCCCGCGCCGCCACCGGCCGCCCCGGCGTGATCGCCTTCACCGGCGCCTTCCACGGCCGCACCCTGCTGACCTCGGCCCTGACCGGCAAGGTGGCGCCCTACAAGCACGGCTTCGGCCCGCTCGCCGCGGAGATCTACCACGTGCCGTTCCCGGTGGCGCACCAGGGCGTCACCGTGCAGGACAGCCTGCGTGCCCTGGAATTCCTGTTCCGCGCCGACATCGAGCCGAGCCGCGTCGCCGCCATCATCATCGAGCCGGTGCAGGGCGAGGGCGGCTTCTACCCGGCCCCGGTCGAGCTGCTGCAGGCGCTGCGCGCGCTGTGCGACCGCCACGGCATCGTGCTGATCGTCGACGAGGTGCAGACCGGCTTCGCCCGCACCGGCCGCATGTTCGCGATCGAGCATTCCGGGGTCGAGCCGGACCTCGTCACCATCGCCAAGTCACTCGGCGGCGGCTTCCCGATCTCCGGCGTGATCGGGCGCGCGGCGCTGATGGACGCGGCCGAGCCAGGCGCGCTCGGCGGCACCTATGGTGGCAACCCGGTCGCCTGCGCCGCCGCCCTGGCGGTGCTCGACGTGATCGCCGAGGAGAAGTTGCTCGATCGCGCCAACGCCATCGGCGCCACCATCCGTGCACGGCTGCAGCAATGGACCGAGCGCAGCGATCTGCTGCCGATCGGTGGCGTGCGCGGCCCCGGCGCCATGATCGGCTTCGAGCTGTTCACCCGCCGCGGCGGCCAGGAACCCGACGCGGCCGCGGCGAAGCGGGTCACCGCGCGGGCCCTGCAGGAAGGGCTGATCCTGCTGTCCTGCGGCAATCTCGGCAACGCCATCCGCATCCTGGTGCCGCTGACCGTGCCCGAGCCGGTGCTGCAGGAAGGCCTCGCGCTGCTGGAAAAGGCTCTGGCGGCATGA